The proteins below are encoded in one region of Gadus macrocephalus chromosome 14, ASM3116895v1:
- the stmn4l gene encoding stathmin-like 4, like isoform X1 → MTLAAYKEKMRELPLVSLFCSCILPQAKEKPSEKKAGVVDLNLCIIRDMEVIELNKRASGQAFEVILKPPSFDGGPELRATTPPRREPSLEEIQKKLDAAQERRKCQEAELLKHLAEKREHEREVAQKAVEEQNNFIRLAKEKLEHRMELNKEKRQAHLAAMLERLQEKDKHCVEVRRNKELKEEEEEEEGEEEEEGEEEEEEGEEEEEEEEEGSG, encoded by the exons ATGACTCTAGCAG CATACAAAGAGAAGATGCGGGAGCTCCCCCTGGTGTCGCTCTTCTGCTCCTGCATCCTCCCGCAAGCCAAAGAAAAGCCCTCAGAGAAgaaagcag GGGTAGTGGACCTGAACCTCTGCATCATCAGGGATATGGAGGTCATCGAGCTGAACAAGAGGGCGTCGGGCCAGGCCTTCGAGGTCATCCTGAAGCCGCCGTCGTTCGACGGAGGACCGGAGTTGCgagccaccaccccccctcgcAGAGAGCCCTCCCTGGAGGAGATTCAGAAGAAACTGGACGCAGCGCAGGAGCGGAGAAAA TGCCAAGAGGCGGAACTTCTCAAACACCTCGCCGAGAAACGGGAGCACGAACGGGAGGTGGCGCAGAAAGCAGTGGAGGAACAGAACAACTTCATCAGGCTGGCCAAGGAGAAGCTGGAGCACCGCATGGAGCTCAACAAAGAGAAGAGGCAGGCACACCTCGCTGCCATGCTGGAGCGCCTGCAGGAGAAG GACAAGCACTGTGTGGAGGTGAGGAGAAACAAAGagttgaaggaggaggaggaggaggaggagggggaggaggaggaggagggggaggaggaggaggaggagggggaggaggaggaggaggaggaggaggagggttctgGGTAG
- the stmn4l gene encoding stathmin-like 4, like isoform X2 → MTLAAYKEKMRELPLVSLFCSCILPQAKEKPSEKKAGVVDLNLCIIRDMEVIELNKRASGQAFEVILKPPSFDGGPELRATTPPRREPSLEEIQKKLDAAQERRKCQEAELLKHLAEKREHEREVAQKAVEEQNNFIRLAKEKLEHRMELNKEKRQAHLAAMLERLQEKDKHCVEVS, encoded by the exons ATGACTCTAGCAG CATACAAAGAGAAGATGCGGGAGCTCCCCCTGGTGTCGCTCTTCTGCTCCTGCATCCTCCCGCAAGCCAAAGAAAAGCCCTCAGAGAAgaaagcag GGGTAGTGGACCTGAACCTCTGCATCATCAGGGATATGGAGGTCATCGAGCTGAACAAGAGGGCGTCGGGCCAGGCCTTCGAGGTCATCCTGAAGCCGCCGTCGTTCGACGGAGGACCGGAGTTGCgagccaccaccccccctcgcAGAGAGCCCTCCCTGGAGGAGATTCAGAAGAAACTGGACGCAGCGCAGGAGCGGAGAAAA TGCCAAGAGGCGGAACTTCTCAAACACCTCGCCGAGAAACGGGAGCACGAACGGGAGGTGGCGCAGAAAGCAGTGGAGGAACAGAACAACTTCATCAGGCTGGCCAAGGAGAAGCTGGAGCACCGCATGGAGCTCAACAAAGAGAAGAGGCAGGCACACCTCGCTGCCATGCTGGAGCGCCTGCAGGAGAAG GACAAGCACTGTGTGGAG GTTTCATGA
- the LOC132471972 gene encoding interleukin-17F-like, whose amino-acid sequence MDRVPHFITEARCSLQGCLNSHGIEDRSLKSEPIWFQTLFLRRVKNPTDKKYHYRLESKLITVGCTCVRPSIVYQQ is encoded by the coding sequence ATGGATCGCGTGCCCCACTTCATCACGGAGGCGCGCTGCTCCCTGCAAGGCTGCCTGAACAGCCACGGCATCGAGGACCGCAGTCTAAAGTCGGAGCCCATCTGGTTCCAGACACTTTTCCTGCGGAGGGTGAAGAACCCCACGGACAAGAAATACCACTACCGCCTCGAGTCCAAGCTCATCACCGTGGGCTGCACCTGTGTACGACCCAGCATCGTCTACCAGCAGTGA
- the il17a/f2 gene encoding interleukin 17a/f2, which produces MTVRRTSFQCLVVCCVLTWVMAEEQPGEIPERCLMVRSFSSTLTAVTHDNGDIHTRSLSPWTWRPTTEEHRIPHTIWEAECSHSDCSEPSQPAGARNNAVPIYQNLLVLHKGPEKNCYIASHRMVAVGCTCIRPDIL; this is translated from the exons ATGACAGTCAGACGCACCTCTTTCCAGTGCCTG GTCGTATGTTGTGTGTTGACCTGGGTCATGGCCGAGGAACAGCCTGGAGAGATCCCAGAGAGATGCCTCATGGTGAGGAGCTTCTCCTCGACGCTCACGGCCGTGACTCATGACAACGGCGACATCCACACTCGCTCTCTGTCGCCCTGGACGTGGAG GCCGACCACGGAAGAACACCGGATTCCACACACTATCTGGGAGGCGGAGTGCAGCCACAGTGACTGCTCTGagcccagccagccagccggaGCCAGGAACAACGCTGTGCCCATATACCAGAACCTTCTGGTGCTCCACAAAGGGCCAGAGAAGAACTGCTACATCGCCTCCCACAGGATGGTTGCCGTGGGCTGCACTTGTATTCGGCCTGACATCTTATAA
- the paqr8 gene encoding membrane progestin receptor beta, with protein sequence MPRVSLSCPSLQPLKGLLITPAPGGLPSQPSTLRDADVPALFREPYILSGYRPVGLSWRCYVLSIFQMHNETLNVWSHLLAGVCVALRFGAFAVFRGGGVLGLRLQGPEGQGLSLDPASLPLVIYVLSSLTYLSCSTATHLLQSHSELAHYSLFFLDYVGVAVYQYGCALALFFYSSAADWRHSKIGEVFLPAAALLAWLTCASCCFAKLHYRRPYPLHRKLFQVVPTGLAYLLDISPVAHSLATNSWDSNSAFPLHSLQMLLFILAAFFFSCPVPERYAPGHFDNVGHGHQLFHLLLALCTLAQQEALFQDFLSRRPAMIRDFGEGSLLLACGSFPLLALCSGLIAFLMRRRARMRLWKEQR encoded by the exons ATGCCTCGTGTGTcgctctcctgcccctctctccaACCTCTCAAAGGCCTGTTGATTACACCTGCCCCAGGCGGCTTACCCTCCCAGCCGAGCACGCTCAGAGACGCAGATGTCCCGGCGCTGTTCCGGGAGCCCTACATCCTGTCGGGCTACCGGCCAGTGGGACTTTCCTGGCGCTGCTATGTCCTGAGCATCTTCCAAATGCACAACGAGACGCTGAACGTGTGGAGCCACCTGCTGGCCGGAGTGTGCGTTGCGCTGAGATTTGGAGCGTTTGCTGTGTTTCGTGGAGGG GGCGTTCTTGGCCTGAGACTACAAGGCCCTGAGGGGCAGGGCCTCTCACTGGAcccagcctccctccccctggtgATCTACGTGTTGTCCTCCCTCACCTACCTGAGCTGCAG CACAGCCACACACCTGCTGCAGTCCCATTCGGAGCTGGCCCACTACTCCCTGTTCTTCTTGGACTATGTGGGTGTGGCCGTGTATCAGTATGGCTGTGCCCTGGCCCTCTTCTTCTACAGCTCTGCTGCTGACTGGAGACACAGCAAGATTGGGGAG GTCTttctccccgccgccgccctcctGGCGTGGCTGACCTGCGCCAGCTGCTGCTTTGCCAAGCTGCATTACCGGCGGCCATACCCTCTCCATCGCAAGCTGTTCCAGGTGGTCCCCACAGGTCTGGCCTATCTCCTGGACATCAGCCCGGTCGCCCACAGCCTCGCTACCAACAGCTGGGACAGCAACTCGGCATTCCCCCTGCATAGCTTACAG ATGCTGCTCTTCATCCTGGCTGCGTTCTTCTTCTCCTGTCCCGTGCCGGAGCGGTACGCCCCGGGCCATTTCGACAACGTCGGCCACGGCCATCAGCTCTTCCACCTGCTGCTGGCCCTCTGCACGCTGGCTCAGCAGGAAGCTCTCTTCCAGGACTTCCTGTCGAGAAGGCCAGCGATGATTCGGGATTTTGGGGAGGGGAGTCTCCTACTGGCCTGTGGCTCCTTCCCTCTGCTGGCTCTTTGCAGTGGCCTGATAGCCTTCCTCATGAGAAGGAGAGCTCGCATGAGACTTTGGAAGGAACAGAGGTAG
- the LOC132471995 gene encoding beta-1,3-galactosyltransferase 2-like: MGLLNLKPKHSPQMAIWTMFASRQLQMGTRRISLKLAGAELFSKGKRWCCPYFPLFLLFMLTTTIIKIAIDSDLFQSSEKLFYISLKGENAYKQFYVEYPHKYHFIINQEEKCQRLRPFLVLMVPVAPHNRAHRDSIRQTWGKESSILGKTVSLFFLLGLAKGGGGGPGDGQQQQQQQQLLLLQESRVHGDLLQSDFLDCYKNLTIKTMVMMEWLDAHCPAASYAMKIDSDMFLNVRNLVNMLLDAPRGSYMTGLVTTGAEVRRDPSSKWYLPVDVLPMKVYPRYALGLGYIVSLDLPGKLVEASRHVRPLYIEDIHLGFCMKYLGIDLSDPPQVNYFNFVPVLYNRCDYSRLIATTYEPHANRIQVWEDFNREDPVCQGPNDMPNNFLIPNQDLFFPKLEAFYINV, encoded by the exons ATGGGACTGCTAAATCTCAAACCTAAG CACAGCCCACAGATGGCTATTTGGACAATGTTTGCATCAAGACAGCTTCAAATGGGCACCCGGAGGATTTCACTAAAGCTGG CAGGAGCAGAGCTATTCAGCAAGGGGAAGAGGTGGTGCTGTCCATACTTCcctcttttccttctctttaTGCTCACAACAACTATTATTAAAATCGCTATAGATTCAGATCTATTCCAATCGAGTGAGAAGCTGTTTTACATCTCTCTGAAAGGGGAAAATGCCTACAAACAATTCTACGTGGAATACCCGCACAAATACCACTTTATCATAAACCAGGAGGAGAAGTGCCAGCGGCTGAGGCCCTTCCTGGTTCTCATGGTTCCCGTGGCGCCACACAACCGGGCCCATCGCGACAGCATCCGCCAGACCTGGGGCAAGGAGAGCTCCATCCTGGGGAAGACGGTCAGCTTGTTCTTCCTCCTGGGACTGgccaaaggaggaggaggaggtccaggggacgggcagcagcagcagcagcagcagcagctgctcctgctccagGAGAGCAGGGTCCATGGTGACCTGCTGCAGAGCGACTTCCTGGACTGCTACAAGAACCTCACCATCAAGACCATGGTGATGATGGAGTGGCTGGACGCCCACTGCCCCGCCGCCTCCTACGCCATGAAGATCGACTCAGACATGTTCCTCAACGTCCGCAACCTGGTGAACATGCTGCTGGACGCGCCGCGGGGAAGCTACATGACCGGCTTGGTGACAACCGGCGCAGAAGTCAGAAGAGATCCTAGCTCCAAGTGGTACCTGCCGGTGGATGTTTTACCAATGAAAGTGTACCCACGATACGCTCTGGGCTTGGGGTACATTGTGTCTTTGGACCTTCCCGGGAAGCTCGTGGAGGCCTCCAGGCATGTCAGACCGCTGTACATTGAGGATATACATCTGGGGTTCTGTATGAAGTACCTGGGGATAGATCTGTCCGACCCGCCACAGGTGAACTACTTCAATTTTGTTCCCGTGCTGTACAACCGCTGTGATTATTCTAGGCTGATAGCCACCACGTACGAACCTCATGCAAACCGCATACAGGTATGGGAAGACTTTAACAGAGAGGACCCGGTCTGCCAAGGGCCCAATGATATGCCCAATAATTTCCTTATTCCAAATCAAGACCTGTTTTTTCCCAAATTGGAAGCATTTTATATTAATGTATAA
- the nqo1 gene encoding NAD(P)H dehydrogenase [quinone] 1 isoform X3 has protein sequence MAAQKKTVLIVYAHQSLGSFNQAAQDVAVNVLEEQGYSVVVSDLYAMNFRAAATREDILGDLKNPDLFQYGDETMHAWMEGRLSEDIVEEQRKVQEAELIIFQFPLYWFSVPAIMKGWMDRVLAQGFAFSMEKMYNNGIFKDKKAMLAFSTGASKTMFQPDGINGDINVTLWPLQNGTLHFCGFQVLAPQIFWGPAHCPAPVRTAMLDGWRDRLRGLSAERPLTFAPCELFDLSFQGGFMLRPDAREELNSRPHGLTTGHHLGKPLPPDNQTDAPPQSGAGGPSASRPTNFTSR, from the exons ATGG caGCTCAGAAGAAGACGGTTCTGATCGTGTACGCTCACCAAAGCCTGGGTTCCTTTAACCAGGCAGCGCAGGATGTGGCTGTGAATGTTCTGGAAGAGCAAGGCTACAGTGTCGTGGTGTCCGACCTGTATGCCATGAACTTCAGAGCGGCAGCCACTCGAGAAGACATCCTAG GTGATCTGAAGAACCCTGACCTCTTCCAGTATGGAGACGAGACCATGCATGCCTGGATGGAGGGACGCCTCAGTGAGGACATTGTGGAGGAACAACGCAAAGTTCAAGAGGCCGAGCTTATCATcttccag TTTCCCTTGTACTGGTTCAGTGTCCCGGCCATCATgaagggatggatggatagagtgCTAGCGCAGGGGTTCGCTTTCTCAATGGAAAAGATGTACAACAATGGCATATTCAAG GATAAGAAagcaatgctcgcttttagcaCAGGCGCCAGCAAGACAATGTTCCAGCCAGATGGAATCAACGGAGACATAAATGTGACACTGTGGCCCTTACAG AATGGCACTCTCCACTTCTGTGGATTTCAGGTTCTGGCTCCGCAGATATTTTGGGGCCCCGCCCACTGCCCTGCCCCAGTGCGCACCGCGATGCTGGACGGATGGCGCGACAGACTCCGGGGATTGTCCGCTGAGAGGCCTTTGACTTTTGCCCCCTGTGAGCTGTTTGACCTCAGCTTCCAAGGGGGATTCATGCTCCGACCAGACGCCAGAGAGGAGCTCAACTCGCGGCCACACGGCCTCACTACGGGTCACCACCTCGGGAAACCTCTGCCCCCTGACAACCAGACAGACGCTCCACCGCAGAGTGGAGCTGGTGGCCCGTCAGCCTCTAGGCCTACCAACTTCACATCTAGATAA
- the nqo1 gene encoding NAD(P)H dehydrogenase [quinone] 1 isoform X4: MAQKKTVLIVYAHQSLGSFNQAAQDVAVNVLEEQGYSVVVSDLYAMNFRAAATREDILGDLKNPDLFQYGDETMHAWMEGRLSEDIVEEQRKVQEAELIIFQFPLYWFSVPAIMKGWMDRVLAQGFAFSMEKMYNNGIFKDKKAMLAFSTGASKTMFQPDGINGDINVTLWPLQNGTLHFCGFQVLAPQIFWGPAHCPAPVRTAMLDGWRDRLRGLSAERPLTFAPCELFDLSFQGGFMLRPDAREELNSRPHGLTTGHHLGKPLPPDNQTDAPPQSGAGGPSASRPTNFTSR, translated from the exons ATGG CTCAGAAGAAGACGGTTCTGATCGTGTACGCTCACCAAAGCCTGGGTTCCTTTAACCAGGCAGCGCAGGATGTGGCTGTGAATGTTCTGGAAGAGCAAGGCTACAGTGTCGTGGTGTCCGACCTGTATGCCATGAACTTCAGAGCGGCAGCCACTCGAGAAGACATCCTAG GTGATCTGAAGAACCCTGACCTCTTCCAGTATGGAGACGAGACCATGCATGCCTGGATGGAGGGACGCCTCAGTGAGGACATTGTGGAGGAACAACGCAAAGTTCAAGAGGCCGAGCTTATCATcttccag TTTCCCTTGTACTGGTTCAGTGTCCCGGCCATCATgaagggatggatggatagagtgCTAGCGCAGGGGTTCGCTTTCTCAATGGAAAAGATGTACAACAATGGCATATTCAAG GATAAGAAagcaatgctcgcttttagcaCAGGCGCCAGCAAGACAATGTTCCAGCCAGATGGAATCAACGGAGACATAAATGTGACACTGTGGCCCTTACAG AATGGCACTCTCCACTTCTGTGGATTTCAGGTTCTGGCTCCGCAGATATTTTGGGGCCCCGCCCACTGCCCTGCCCCAGTGCGCACCGCGATGCTGGACGGATGGCGCGACAGACTCCGGGGATTGTCCGCTGAGAGGCCTTTGACTTTTGCCCCCTGTGAGCTGTTTGACCTCAGCTTCCAAGGGGGATTCATGCTCCGACCAGACGCCAGAGAGGAGCTCAACTCGCGGCCACACGGCCTCACTACGGGTCACCACCTCGGGAAACCTCTGCCCCCTGACAACCAGACAGACGCTCCACCGCAGAGTGGAGCTGGTGGCCCGTCAGCCTCTAGGCCTACCAACTTCACATCTAGATAA
- the nqo1 gene encoding NAD(P)H dehydrogenase [quinone] 1 isoform X2, whose protein sequence is MYCNIFDSFDKSQGIWKYLKMSAQMTQKKTVLIVYAHQSLGSFNQAAQDVAVNVLEEQGYSVVVSDLYAMNFRAAATREDILGDLKNPDLFQYGDETMHAWMEGRLSEDIVEEQRKVQEAELIIFQFPLYWFSVPAIMKGWMDRVLAQGFAFSMEKMYNNGIFKDKKAMLAFSTGASKTMFQPDGINGDINVTLWPLQNGTLHFCGFQVLAPQIFWGPAHCPAPVRTAMLDGWRDRLRGLSAERPLTFAPCELFDLSFQGGFMLRPDAREELNSRPHGLTTGHHLGKPLPPDNQTDAPPQSGAGGPSASRPTNFTSR, encoded by the exons ATGTACTGTAACATCTTTGACAGCTTTGACAAGAGCCAAGGGATTTGGAAATACTTAAAAATGTCTGCGCAAATGA CTCAGAAGAAGACGGTTCTGATCGTGTACGCTCACCAAAGCCTGGGTTCCTTTAACCAGGCAGCGCAGGATGTGGCTGTGAATGTTCTGGAAGAGCAAGGCTACAGTGTCGTGGTGTCCGACCTGTATGCCATGAACTTCAGAGCGGCAGCCACTCGAGAAGACATCCTAG GTGATCTGAAGAACCCTGACCTCTTCCAGTATGGAGACGAGACCATGCATGCCTGGATGGAGGGACGCCTCAGTGAGGACATTGTGGAGGAACAACGCAAAGTTCAAGAGGCCGAGCTTATCATcttccag TTTCCCTTGTACTGGTTCAGTGTCCCGGCCATCATgaagggatggatggatagagtgCTAGCGCAGGGGTTCGCTTTCTCAATGGAAAAGATGTACAACAATGGCATATTCAAG GATAAGAAagcaatgctcgcttttagcaCAGGCGCCAGCAAGACAATGTTCCAGCCAGATGGAATCAACGGAGACATAAATGTGACACTGTGGCCCTTACAG AATGGCACTCTCCACTTCTGTGGATTTCAGGTTCTGGCTCCGCAGATATTTTGGGGCCCCGCCCACTGCCCTGCCCCAGTGCGCACCGCGATGCTGGACGGATGGCGCGACAGACTCCGGGGATTGTCCGCTGAGAGGCCTTTGACTTTTGCCCCCTGTGAGCTGTTTGACCTCAGCTTCCAAGGGGGATTCATGCTCCGACCAGACGCCAGAGAGGAGCTCAACTCGCGGCCACACGGCCTCACTACGGGTCACCACCTCGGGAAACCTCTGCCCCCTGACAACCAGACAGACGCTCCACCGCAGAGTGGAGCTGGTGGCCCGTCAGCCTCTAGGCCTACCAACTTCACATCTAGATAA
- the nqo1 gene encoding NAD(P)H dehydrogenase [quinone] 1 isoform X1, with translation MYCNIFDSFDKSQGIWKYLKMSAQMTAQKKTVLIVYAHQSLGSFNQAAQDVAVNVLEEQGYSVVVSDLYAMNFRAAATREDILGDLKNPDLFQYGDETMHAWMEGRLSEDIVEEQRKVQEAELIIFQFPLYWFSVPAIMKGWMDRVLAQGFAFSMEKMYNNGIFKDKKAMLAFSTGASKTMFQPDGINGDINVTLWPLQNGTLHFCGFQVLAPQIFWGPAHCPAPVRTAMLDGWRDRLRGLSAERPLTFAPCELFDLSFQGGFMLRPDAREELNSRPHGLTTGHHLGKPLPPDNQTDAPPQSGAGGPSASRPTNFTSR, from the exons ATGTACTGTAACATCTTTGACAGCTTTGACAAGAGCCAAGGGATTTGGAAATACTTAAAAATGTCTGCGCAAATGA caGCTCAGAAGAAGACGGTTCTGATCGTGTACGCTCACCAAAGCCTGGGTTCCTTTAACCAGGCAGCGCAGGATGTGGCTGTGAATGTTCTGGAAGAGCAAGGCTACAGTGTCGTGGTGTCCGACCTGTATGCCATGAACTTCAGAGCGGCAGCCACTCGAGAAGACATCCTAG GTGATCTGAAGAACCCTGACCTCTTCCAGTATGGAGACGAGACCATGCATGCCTGGATGGAGGGACGCCTCAGTGAGGACATTGTGGAGGAACAACGCAAAGTTCAAGAGGCCGAGCTTATCATcttccag TTTCCCTTGTACTGGTTCAGTGTCCCGGCCATCATgaagggatggatggatagagtgCTAGCGCAGGGGTTCGCTTTCTCAATGGAAAAGATGTACAACAATGGCATATTCAAG GATAAGAAagcaatgctcgcttttagcaCAGGCGCCAGCAAGACAATGTTCCAGCCAGATGGAATCAACGGAGACATAAATGTGACACTGTGGCCCTTACAG AATGGCACTCTCCACTTCTGTGGATTTCAGGTTCTGGCTCCGCAGATATTTTGGGGCCCCGCCCACTGCCCTGCCCCAGTGCGCACCGCGATGCTGGACGGATGGCGCGACAGACTCCGGGGATTGTCCGCTGAGAGGCCTTTGACTTTTGCCCCCTGTGAGCTGTTTGACCTCAGCTTCCAAGGGGGATTCATGCTCCGACCAGACGCCAGAGAGGAGCTCAACTCGCGGCCACACGGCCTCACTACGGGTCACCACCTCGGGAAACCTCTGCCCCCTGACAACCAGACAGACGCTCCACCGCAGAGTGGAGCTGGTGGCCCGTCAGCCTCTAGGCCTACCAACTTCACATCTAGATAA